Below is a genomic region from Candidatus Hydrogenedentota bacterium.
CATCCTTCTGTTCTTCCCTATTCTCGCGGTCGTGAGCTTCGTGGCAACATACACAATCGTCGCGCTCAGCACCCCGCAGAATTCGCCCAAAGCGCAAATGTTCCGCACGGAAGCCACGTTGCGTTCGCTGGCCAACGCCATTGAGACGTATCGGGCCGATCTAGGCGCCTATCCACCGGCGGGCGAAATGGGCTTGAGCCTTGCTACGGCATATTTGTCCAAGACCGTCAACTACTTACCGGAGGGTCCGCCTCAGGATGCTTGGAATCACTCGTATTACTATGTCCCCTCCGATGCCTATCAAGCTCCCGGCTCGGTGGCGCTCAAGCTGGACGAGAAGTACCTTGCGCCGACTACTTACCAGTTGTATTCGGCCGGTATCGATGGCGATCCCGGAATTGAGGACCCCCGGAAACGTGCAGACAACATCTCTTCTTGGGACAGCGATCGCGCATGGCGCGCCAAGTACTACCACCTGCAGCAAGCCTACTTTGAATCACAGGTGCACGCGAACGAGTAAATGGATATACTAGATGTCCATGGACCTCCATCTCAGATACGGAAACAAGTCCGTCGAAGCGATGCTCCCCTGGGGGCGTTGCCTCGACGTACTTGAGATTGCGGAAGTTCCGGCCCTCGCGGATCCGCAGCGGGAGATCCTCGGTTCCCTCCAGCAGCCTATCGGTCTCGACCGGAGTGTTTTTGAACTCGTCCATGCCGGAGAGAGCATTGCGATAGTCGTTTCGGATGCATTTCGCAACACGGCGGTCGACCAGGTCCTGCCGGTCCTCATCGGTGGCCTCAACTATCGCGGCATACTCGACGAGTCGATCATTGTCGTATTTGCCAGCGGAACCCACCGGCCGCCCACACCCGAGGAACAGGCGCGGATCCTCGGACCGGAAATGTACGCGCGCCTGCGCAGCCGGTGCTACACACACGACCCTAACGACGAATCGAATCTCATATACATCGGGATTACCTCTCGCGGAACGCCCATAGAAATCAACAAACGCGTGTACGACTGCGACCGAATCATCGCGACGGGTACGGTCGTGATGCATTACTTCGGAGGATTCGGCGGCGGCAGGAAATCGATCGTTCCGGGGATCAGTTCGTCGCGGACAATTGCGCACAACCACGCCATGAATCTTCATGCCCACGAAGACCGGCTCAATCCGGCCGTGCGAATCGCTGCGCTTGATGGAAACCCCGTGGCGGAAGACATGCTCGAAGGAGCCCGCTTGGCGCGAGTCGATTGCATCATCAACACGGTCCTCGACAAGGAAGGAAGAATCGCGCGCGTATTTGCGGGTGAACTAGACGCGGCCCATCGCGCCGCCGCCGAATATGCCCGCTCGCTCTATTCGGTTCACATTCGCAAGCGGGCGAACCTGGTGATCGCCTCCGCGGGTGAGGCTAGGAACTTCATCCAATCGCACAAGGCGCTCTACAATGCGTTCCAGGCCATGGAGCCCGGC
It encodes:
- a CDS encoding type II secretion system protein GspG, coding for MTSTSTSRRTISGKYILLFFPILAVVSFVATYTIVALSTPQNSPKAQMFRTEATLRSLANAIETYRADLGAYPPAGEMGLSLATAYLSKTVNYLPEGPPQDAWNHSYYYVPSDAYQAPGSVALKLDEKYLAPTTYQLYSAGIDGDPGIEDPRKRADNISSWDSDRAWRAKYYHLQQAYFESQVHANE
- the larA gene encoding nickel-dependent lactate racemase, translated to MSMDLHLRYGNKSVEAMLPWGRCLDVLEIAEVPALADPQREILGSLQQPIGLDRSVFELVHAGESIAIVVSDAFRNTAVDQVLPVLIGGLNYRGILDESIIVVFASGTHRPPTPEEQARILGPEMYARLRSRCYTHDPNDESNLIYIGITSRGTPIEINKRVYDCDRIIATGTVVMHYFGGFGGGRKSIVPGISSSRTIAHNHAMNLHAHEDRLNPAVRIAALDGNPVAEDMLEGARLARVDCIINTVLDKEGRIARVFAGELDAAHRAAAEYARSLYSVHIRKRANLVIASAGEARNFIQSHKALYNAFQAMEPGGRIVLLASCAEGLGSERYASWLRLGSAKAIIRELRKASEIYGQTALSTVEKGPSAILVTELPDQAVSLLGATKAATIAEALEMARADLFEAGISNPTYYVMPSAAYTVPFVVGSEDKAQVTPGLSGFTHTRT